The Alicyclobacillus macrosporangiidus CPP55 genome segment GGAGGCGGCGAGGATCGCCCCGGTCACCGGCGACAGCAGGATGCCGTTGCGGAAATGGCCCACGGCCAGGTGGACGTTCGGGTGCTCCGGCACTGGCCCGAGCAATGGTTCCCCCCTGGGGGATCCGGGACGAAGGCCGATCCAGGCGCGATCGAACACCGCATCCGCCAGGCCGGGCGCCGCCCGCCGCAGCCCTTGAAGCAGGTGCAGCAGGGCGTCGGCCGTGAGGTCGCGGTTGTACCCGGCGCCGTGCTCCTCCGTGGCGCCGACCACCACCGTGCCGTCCCGCTTGGGCACCAGGTACACCTCGTCTGTGTGGAGCGTCCGCGTGATGCCGTGGCCAGAGCGAGGACGCACCGCCAACAGCTGCCCCTTCACGGGCCGGATGGCGAAGTTCACGCCCAACCCTTCCACAAACCGGCCCGCCCATGCGCCGGCCGCAACCACCAGGGTGTCGGCTGAAAACTCTCCGTCCGCCGTCCGCACCCGCACGCAGCCCCCCTCCGGCGCGATGGCAATCACCTCCGCACCCTCGCGCACTTCGCAGCGGCGGTGGACTGTCCGTGCCAGCGCCCGCATCAGGAGCGGCGCCGCCACGTTGCCGTCGTCCGGCAGCAGCAGCCCGCCCAAACCCGGCGCCGCGTCCGGCTCGAGGGTTTGGATGTCCTGCGGATCCATCCACTCAGCTCGTCCGCCGTGGGCCGTCTGCCAGGCCATCGCGCGCTGCAGGGCCTCTGCCTCCTCCGGGCGGCGGGCGATCTGCAGGATGCCGTTGTGGACGTACTGGATGTCTATCCCGGTCTCCTCCAGCAACGCTGCGGCGAACGCGGGGTACATCCCGCGGCTCTCCAGGCACAGGGCGTAAAACGGCCCAGGCGCGCCCACCTCCAGCTGAGCGCCGAGCATCCCGGCCGCCGCGCCCGACGCCTCGCCGCCGATGTGCCCGCGCTCCAGCAGCAGCACCCGCCTCCCGGTCTGCGCCAGGCGCCAGGCAATGGTGCAGCCGATGGCCCCGCCGCCCAACACGATGCTGTCATACCCCCGGCTCATCCGATTTCCTCCTCTCCGCTCGCATCTGCTCCACGATGCGCGCGGCCGCCGCCCGCGGGTCGGGCTGGTTGAGGACCGCGCCGATGACCGCGACTCCGTGGCAGCCCGTGGCGAGCACGGCGGAGACGTTGGTGTAATCGATCCCGCCGATGGCGATCACGGGAATGTCGACCGCCTCCACCACCCGCCGCAAGGCGTAGACCCCGCGCGGCGGAACCCCCGGGTGGGACTCGCTGGCGTACACGTGGCCGAACGTGACGTAATCTGCCCCCGCCGCCTCTGCGGCCAAGGCCTCCTCGAGCGAGTGGACCGAACAGCCGATCACGCCCCGCCAGCCGCTCTGCTCGGCGATCCGCCTTACCACCGCCACCGGCAGGGACTTGGCCGCCAGATGCACCCCGTCCGCTCCGATGGCGATCGCGATGTCGATCCGGTCGTTCACGAACAGCTTCGGCCGTACTCCAGCCTCCTGGCAGCGGGCCTGCACCTCCAGGCACAGGTCGTATACCTCAGCCGCGGGGGCTTTCTTCTCGCGGATCTGGAGGACGTGCGCGCCGCCCAGAGCGGCCAGCGCCAAGGCCTCCGGCAGAGGCAGGGTGTGCCGCTGGCGATCGCTCACGACGTGCAGAACCGGTTCCACACCACCCCTCCTCCATATTTCGGTTGGTCTGCATGAAAAACGCCGCACCCAAAGTGGGATGCGGCGGGCCTCCAATCTGAACCCAGCAAACGCAACCGGTCGCAGGTTGTCTGTGAGATCCATCCGTAGGCTATCACGCCCCGGCGGAGACGTCAACCGGCGCCAGGTCTCCGGCCGGCCGAACCGTCAGCCGATGCCGTCCGCCGGAGGGATCGTATCCCAGGCTGTGACCGACACCTCGTCAATCCATTCGTGAAGTTCTGAGCTGTGGGCGGTGAAGGTGGGCGCCAACCGGGCGTCACCGACGGCGATGCCGACTTCGCTGTCCGGGTCCAGCTGAATGAGGGTCGCTTGAAAGCCGTCCTTGCAGGTGATCGTGACGGATCCGAACCCGTGGAACGATCCGGAGTCCGCTTGGAAGCTGTCCGGGGACAGGTCTCGAATGCCCCGATGGAGGGCGTCGAGCTCCTCCGGTGTCGTCTTCACAGCCTGTCCGGAAGACGTCCGGACGGAGGCGATATTGCCGGCGGCCAGGTGGGCCTGGACCGACTGCCAGGAGATGGCGGTGCCCGCCTCAACGCGGTTTTGAACCACGCTCACCAAGAGGACCACTAGCCCGCCGATCCCCGCGAGACTCCCCAGGAAGCGCGACACACCGAGGTATAGGTCGCTCGGTTCGGCATCGCGAAGCTTCCAGCCGATGGACAAGAACCAACAGAATCGCGGAAACAGGGCGTGCACGCCGCCCACGATCAACAGCAGCAATCCGATGCCCAAGCCGGATCACCCCTCGGATGGTCGCCGGTCCGCCAGTTGCCCTGAGCAGCGCGACGTACAGCGGTCCGAACAGGCCTCATCGCTCCTCTGGATGGCCGACGACCCGGCAAACAATGGCCGTTCTGCTCCCAGAATATCAGAAGATTACAATCCGAGGGAGAGTTGGATGCCGGCTTCCGGCAGTCCGGATGCCACCGCTTCCAGGGTCTCCTCCGGGCGGACGGGCGGCGCAGCCTTCGGCGCAACCTTCGGGACCCATTCGGATACGCCGTAGCGGGCGGTGAGGCGGTGGATGCGGCCGAGGAGCGGATCGACATAGGCGGCGGGCGGGTACGCGCGCGTGTACAGACGCCGCAGGGCGGGCAGGTGTTTCGGATAGTGCGCGCCGACGACCGAGAAGAACCACCGCTTGACGTCGGGCGTCAGGCGCAGCACCGACGGGACGACGAAGCGGGTGCCATGGGCGGCCGCCGCCTGGATGACCGCCTCCAGGGCGGGCGTGCTGTCGGTGAGACAGGGCAGGATGGGGGCGAGGAAGATCCCGGCGTTCAGCCCGTGATCGACCAGGCTCTGCACCGTCTCCAGGCGCTTTGCCGGGTGAGGCGTCGCTGGCTCGAGCCGCCGCCAGATGTCCTTATCGAGCGTGTGGACGCTGAGGTGGATGGAGCGGACGTCCATCTCGCGCAACAGGTCGAGATCGCGCAGGATCAGCGGCGAGCGGGTGGTGATGGACACAGGAACCCGGTAGCGGGCGAGCACCTCCAGGCAAGCGCGGGTCCGCTTCGCACGCGCTTCCACCGGCTGATACGGGTCCGTGGCGGTGCCGATGGCGAGCACGCCGATCTCCTCGTGCAACGCCGACAGCCTCCCGCCGTGGCGGCGCAGCATTCGCCGCAGCTGGTCCTCGAGGGCCTCGGCGGCGTTTTCCTTGACGAGGATGTGCGTCCGGAACGAGTCGTCCGCCCCCATGCCGAGGTACACGTGCGTCTCGCGGGCGTAACAGAAACTGCAGCCGTGGGCACAGCCCCGGTACGGGTTGAGCGACCAGCGAAACGGCATGCCGGGGCTGTTGACCCGGTTCATCACCTGTTTGGACGTGATGGGCTCAAACTGCGGCGCGTCCACCGGCATCGGCTCACTTTCCTGAACAGATACGGAACATATGTTCGTATCTGTAGTGTACCACCCGGGGGAAGCGGTATGCAAGGGAGGCCGGCGTGCCCGCGGCGCAGGGACGCCCGGATGGGAAACGCGCGCTGCCCCGGGAAGGGTTGCCCGCCATGGCGTGCGCGCCGCAATGGGACGCGGTAAGATAGAGGCGAACTGGAGGGATTGCGATGACCATCGCGCTCGACGATCTGGAACAGCAGTGCTGGGAGTGCCAGGGATCTGGCCGCCTGCCGGCGGTGGACGGAGAACGGAAGGACGGCGAACGGACGGCCGGCGAGCGGGTTTGCCCCAAATGCGGGGGCAAGGGAGTTGTGTTGACCGCCCTCGGTCAGACGCTGCTGGATTTTATCCGCCGCCACCTCTGACAGGCGGCTGAAGAGGCGATACGGAGGGGATGGGGTGGTGGACGACAGCATGGATCTGCGGCAGGGGCGGTACTCGCGCCAGGTGTTGTTCCGGCCCATCGGTGAGGCGGGCCAGCGGCGGCTGATGCAGGCGAGGGCGGCGGTGATCGGCATGGGGGCCCTCGGTACGGCCATCGCCACGCAGCTGGCGCGCGCGGGCGTCGGGTTCGTGCGCCTGGTGGACCGGGACATCGTCGAGCCGTCCAATTTGCAGCGGCAGTCGCTGTACGATGAGCGGGACGCGGAGGCCGCTCTGCCGAAGGCGGAGGCGGCCGCCGCCAAGTTGAGGCAGGCGAACGGGGACGTGCGGATCGATCCGGTCGTCACCGATCTCACCTGGCGCAACGCGGAAGATCTCTTGGCGGATGTGGACGTCATCCTCGATGGGACGGACAACTTCCAGGTGCGGTACCTGATCAACGACGTGGCGGTCAAGCACGGCATCCCGTGGGCATACGGCGGCGCGGTCAGCTCCTACGGGACAGCGGCGTTCATCCGCCCGGGCCACACGCCGTGCCTGGTCTGCCTGTTCGGGCCGGACCCGGGCGGGGGGCACGACACGTGCGACACGGTCGGAGTGATTGCGCCGGTGGTCTCCATCATCGCGTCCTTGCAGGTGGCGGAGGCGATGAAGTACCTGACGGGCAATGTGGACGCGCTCCATCCGGGGCTCGTGCATGTGGACGTGTGGCACAACGCCTTTCGATCCGTCTCCTTCGGCCCCCGCAGACCGGATTGCCCGTGTTGCGCCGGACGTACATTCGCGTCGCTGGAGGCGCGCACAGACAGCCTGACGGTGTCGATGTGCGGCCGTCACACCATCCAGGTGCGCCCGGAGCGTCCGGGCGTGGGGATGGAGCGGATCGCGGAGCGACTGCGACATGTGGGGGAGGTGCGGATGAATCCGCACCTGCTGCGCTGCGATCTGGGTGCGGTGCAGATCACGCTCTTTCGCGACGGGCGGGCGCTCATCCACGGCACGGACGATCCGGTCGAGGCGCGAAGCATCTACGCCCGTTACATCGGAATGTGACAAGGGGCTGGCTCCCGTTCGGGAACCAGCCCCTGATCCGTGACCGTCTTCAGTAGCCGACGCCAGGCGCCCCAGCCGCGCCGACGCCACCACCATAGTAGCCCGGAACGAGCAGGAAGAACAGGACGAAGATGATCAGAAACACCACCGCCCAACGGGTGTAGCCGCCGAACACTCCGTACATGCGTTTCACCTCCAGACCAAGATGGTCCAGGATATGATCTGGACGATGAACTGGGAGGGGCGCCCGCCTGGGTGAGGAGACCTGTTTTTTCGATCCCGCCTCCGTCACAACAGCCCGTCCGCTGCGCGTTCGGCGCGATCGATGATGCCGCCTCCGAGGCACACCTCCCCGTCGTAGAAGACGAC includes the following:
- the thiO gene encoding glycine oxidase ThiO, which gives rise to MSRGYDSIVLGGGAIGCTIAWRLAQTGRRVLLLERGHIGGEASGAAAGMLGAQLEVGAPGPFYALCLESRGMYPAFAAALLEETGIDIQYVHNGILQIARRPEEAEALQRAMAWQTAHGGRAEWMDPQDIQTLEPDAAPGLGGLLLPDDGNVAAPLLMRALARTVHRRCEVREGAEVIAIAPEGGCVRVRTADGEFSADTLVVAAGAWAGRFVEGLGVNFAIRPVKGQLLAVRPRSGHGITRTLHTDEVYLVPKRDGTVVVGATEEHGAGYNRDLTADALLHLLQGLRRAAPGLADAVFDRAWIGLRPGSPRGEPLLGPVPEHPNVHLAVGHFRNGILLSPVTGAILAASVAGEPWPERWRPFSVEAWRADAAGSDAKREVHAP
- the thiE gene encoding thiamine phosphate synthase is translated as MEPVLHVVSDRQRHTLPLPEALALAALGGAHVLQIREKKAPAAEVYDLCLEVQARCQEAGVRPKLFVNDRIDIAIAIGADGVHLAAKSLPVAVVRRIAEQSGWRGVIGCSVHSLEEALAAEAAGADYVTFGHVYASESHPGVPPRGVYALRRVVEAVDIPVIAIGGIDYTNVSAVLATGCHGVAVIGAVLNQPDPRAAAARIVEQMRAERRKSDEPGV
- a CDS encoding DUF6199 family natural product biosynthesis protein codes for the protein MGIGLLLLIVGGVHALFPRFCWFLSIGWKLRDAEPSDLYLGVSRFLGSLAGIGGLVVLLVSVVQNRVEAGTAISWQSVQAHLAAGNIASVRTSSGQAVKTTPEELDALHRGIRDLSPDSFQADSGSFHGFGSVTITCKDGFQATLIQLDPDSEVGIAVGDARLAPTFTAHSSELHEWIDEVSVTAWDTIPPADGIG
- a CDS encoding SPL family radical SAM protein codes for the protein MPVDAPQFEPITSKQVMNRVNSPGMPFRWSLNPYRGCAHGCSFCYARETHVYLGMGADDSFRTHILVKENAAEALEDQLRRMLRRHGGRLSALHEEIGVLAIGTATDPYQPVEARAKRTRACLEVLARYRVPVSITTRSPLILRDLDLLREMDVRSIHLSVHTLDKDIWRRLEPATPHPAKRLETVQSLVDHGLNAGIFLAPILPCLTDSTPALEAVIQAAAAHGTRFVVPSVLRLTPDVKRWFFSVVGAHYPKHLPALRRLYTRAYPPAAYVDPLLGRIHRLTARYGVSEWVPKVAPKAAPPVRPEETLEAVASGLPEAGIQLSLGL
- a CDS encoding ThiF family adenylyltransferase; this encodes MDLRQGRYSRQVLFRPIGEAGQRRLMQARAAVIGMGALGTAIATQLARAGVGFVRLVDRDIVEPSNLQRQSLYDERDAEAALPKAEAAAAKLRQANGDVRIDPVVTDLTWRNAEDLLADVDVILDGTDNFQVRYLINDVAVKHGIPWAYGGAVSSYGTAAFIRPGHTPCLVCLFGPDPGGGHDTCDTVGVIAPVVSIIASLQVAEAMKYLTGNVDALHPGLVHVDVWHNAFRSVSFGPRRPDCPCCAGRTFASLEARTDSLTVSMCGRHTIQVRPERPGVGMERIAERLRHVGEVRMNPHLLRCDLGAVQITLFRDGRALIHGTDDPVEARSIYARYIGM